The Thunnus albacares chromosome 21, fThuAlb1.1, whole genome shotgun sequence genome window below encodes:
- the ncf2 gene encoding neutrophil cytosol factor 2 — protein sequence MSYVDTLRQWDTAATFVDKKDFSEALKIFLSIQDPNSKIHFNIGCLHLLNQDLDAAEKAFDCSIRKDEHLAVAFFQRGITFYKKTRYEESLADFQQAFKALRSNHLIDYKALGLRYILYACDVLHNVALAEAQLGHWEKAHENLVKALNYKIEAKLNMIDKALDSTLKQKLFKPVEFPKNVLFKPNKHYVAQLEEKDYLGKAKVVASVIPQDAFSGFAPLQPQVDDGPTDGPKEPEVLRALEGEPHTVLFEFVPETSDELAVVPGNIVFVLQKGDDNWAYVIFNERRGLVPYNYLERLEISLASKQNGGTSGSQSREPPTRPERIPGLTPSGSSGDLQPMAAQSTDNSYIVKVRYTFTFVVSVAPGCSYETLIEKISEKLNLSSASITLSLTSEATEESIINANTDMESVWSRASGRHITLWCSTKDQTDGKPQNVIHLVALHSYESSNPEDLNFQQGDTITFLSRVNQDWMEGQCNGKTGIFPAPFVEEVPVNGQ from the exons ATGTCTTATGTGGACACTCTGCGTCAGTGGGACACGGCTGCAACTTTTGTCgacaaaaaagatttttcagAAGCACTCAAGATCTTTTTGTCTATCCAAGATCCAAACTCCAAAATTCACTTTAACATTGGCTGTCTCCATCTTCTCAACCAAGACCTGGATGCTGCCGAAAAG GCATTTGATTGCAGCATACGCAAGGATGAGCACCTGGCTGTTGCCTTCTTTCAAAGAGGAATCACTTTTTACAAAAAGACGAG GTATGAGGAGTCTTTAGCTGACTTCCAGCAGGCCTTCAAGGCTCTAAGAAGCAACCATCTGATAGATTACAAAGCACTTGGTCTCAGATACATATTATATGCATGTGAT GTTCTCCACAATGTGGCCCTGGCTGAGGCTCAGCTGGGTCACTGGGAAAAAGCCCATGAAAACCTTGTGAAGGCTCTCAACTACAAGATAGAGGCCAAACTCAATATGATTGACAAAGCTCTGGACTCCACCCTG aaacagaagcttTTCAAACCAGTTGAGTTCccaaaaaatgtgctttttaaacCAAATAAGCACTACGTCGCTCAGTTAGAGGAGAAGGACTACCTGGGCAAAGCAAAG GTTGTTGCCTCAGTCATTCCTCAGGATGCCTTCTCTGGATTTGCCCCCTTACAGCCACAG GTTGACGATGGTCCCACCGATGGTCCAAAAGAACCCGAAGTTCTGAG GGCTTTGGAAGGGGAACCCCACACTGTCCTGTTCGAGTTTGTTCCTGAGACCAGTGATGAGTTGGCTGTAGTGCCGGGCAACATTGTGTTTGTACTGCAGAAGGGTGATGACAACTGGGCATATGTGATCTTCAACGAAAGA AGGGGACTTGTTCCTTACAATTACCTGGAACGTTTGGAAATTTCCTTGGCTTCTAAACAGAACGGG GGAACATCTGGATCTCAAAGTCGAGAACCACCAACCAGACCTGAAAGGATACCAG GTCTTACTCCAAGTGGAAGCAGTGGAGACTTACAACCTATG GCTGCACAGTCTACTGACAATTCATATATTGTCAAAGTCCGTTACACATTCACCTTTGTAGTCTCTGTAGCACCTGGGTGTTCCTATGAGACACTGATTGAGAAAATCAGTGAGAAACTGAACCTCTCTTCTGCTTCAATCACCTTGAG TTTAACCTCTGAGGCAACTGAGGAAAGTATAATCAATGCCAACACAGATATGGAAAGTGTGTGGAGTCGTGCCAGCGGCAGGCACATCACCTTGTGGTGCAGCACCAAGGAC CAAACTGATGGAAAGCCACAGAATGTGATTCACTTGGTGGCACTTCATTCCTACGAGTCATCAAATCCTGAGGATCTCAACTTTCAGCAAGGAGACACAATCACATTCCTCTCCAGAG tCAACCAGGACTGGATGGAAGGACAGTGTAATGGGAAAACTGGTATATTTCCTGCACCCTTTGTGGAAGAAGTCCCTGTGAATGGCCAGTGA
- the dph2 gene encoding 2-(3-amino-3-carboxypropyl)histidine synthase subunit 2 — protein MADAFSSNSENVIQRVVDVTVKTNAPLERLDELYHIKKTCDFISQHQFQKVALQFPDDLLVDSIAIAAEIERNSNAKLFILGDTSYGSCCVDEVAAEHVGADCIVHYGTSCLSVSKRLPLMYVFEKRPVDLEKCASAFKELYPDTQSHIIILYDVNYAHAIDDLLTLLSPEYPNLVSSELVVEGEQCFSHNQIKRKQKDAGLSEEDNNQVLCLFGRQFFLKSGLSITDYSMFYVGQEGATLRNFMMTWNRCSFCSFDPITMTGRTESPSVNRALMKRYYAIERAKDANVVGILVGTLGVADYLSIIQQLKETIHRAGKKSYMFAMGKLNVAKLANFLEIDIFVLIACPENSLLDSSEFYRPIVTPFEMEVACNKNREWSEEYITDFRHLLPGGKSHVPLADQLEECDETDVSLITGALRSHHLLNSEPTESSSSSSLVLRNQTLTVATNSAASFLAGRSWQGLEQKLGETPVVKAVEGRRGIAIAYEEEGTSSR, from the exons ATGGCTGATGCGTTCAGTAGCAACTCGGAGAATGTAATTCAGCGTGTGGTAGATGTCACAGTGAAGACAAATGCTCCTCTGGAAAGACTTGACGAGTTGTATCACATTAAGAAGACCTGCGACTTCATCAGTCAGCATCAATTCCAAAAG GTTGCTCTGCAGTTTCCTGATGACCTGCTGGTGGATTCAATTGCCATAGCAGCcgaaattgagagaaacagtAATGCCAAGCTGTTCATTTTGGGAGATACATCCTATGGCAG TTGCTGTGTGGATGAAGTAGCTGCAGAACATGTTGGAGCTGACTGCATTGTGCACTATGGCACTTCTTGCCTCAGCGTGTCTAAAAGGTTGCCATTGATGTACGTCTTTGAGAAAAGACCAGTGGACCTGGAGAAGTGCGCCTCCGCCTTCAAAGAACTCTATCCTGACACACAGAGTCACATCATCATCCTCTATGATGTCAACTATGCTCATGCTATCG atgaTCTTCTGACACTCCTGTCGCCAGAGTATCCAAACCTTGTCTCTTCAGAACTTGTTGTGGAAGGGGAGCAGTGTTTCAGTCACAACcagattaaaagaaaacaaaaggacGCCGGTCTGTCAGAGGAAGACAACAACCAGGTTCTTTGTCTGTTTGGAAGACAGTTTTTCCTGAAAAGTGGTTTGAGCATAACGGATTACAGTATGTTCTATGTCGGCCAAGAAGGAGCAACCTTGAGAAACTTCATGATGACTTGGAATCGCTGCTCATTTTGTTCCTTTGACCCCATAACAATGACCGGCAGGACTGAGTCACCAAGTGTCAACCGTGCACTGATGAAGCGATATTATGCTATAGAAAGAGCCAAAGATGCCAATGTAGTCGGCATCCTCGTTGGCACCCTGGGGGTGGCGGACTACCTCTCCATAATCCAGCAGTTGAAGGAGACCATCCACAGAGCTGGCAAGAAGAGCTATATGTTTGCCATGGGGAAGCTCAACGTGGCCAAACTTGCAAACTTTcttgaaattgacatttttgtgttaATAGCATGTCCTGAAAACTCACTGTTGGACTCAAGTGAGTTTTACAGACCTATAGTGACACCTTTTGAGATGGAGGTGGCCTGCAACAAGAACAGGGAGTGGTCAGAGGAATACATCACAGACTTTCGACATCTCCTGCCAG GTGGAAAGAGTCATGTGCCTTTGGCTGATCAGCTGGAGGAATGCGACGAGACTGATGTGTCTTTAATCACAGGAGCTCTGCGAAGCCACCATCTGTTGAACAGTGAGCCTACAGAGTCCTCATCGAGCTCTTCACTGGTCCTCAGGAACCAGACGCTGACTGTAGCCACCAACTCAGCCG CATCTTTTCTGGCGGGTCGTAGCTGGCAAGGCTTAGAGCAGAAGTTGGGAGAGACACCTGTGGTGAAGGCAGTAGAGGGCAGGAGAGGCATAGCTATTGCCTATGAAGAGGAGGGAACATCATCACGATAA
- the mcur1 gene encoding mitochondrial calcium uniporter regulator 1 yields the protein MVLRQCHSRLKVVVFNHAEKCYNPTHNPYRVSSLVAAPPSSLTAVCSFVITAPCCNLEKLPWRWRRAPGPRTMHLSAGTHMSIRELSTSIRALQYDLKADVPQSEGRKLFFDTHAVVRLLEENGFTTQQAEVMVQVLVRMTNSNMDAIYSDMVTKVQQEIMLQRVMSQIAAVKKDMIILEKSEFSTLLAENEKLKIQLLQLKVQLADVLSKVRADTIMDMNLEKSRVKELSAEHEKKLLEARTEIMEMTAEQDRHLTQTNMKIDTEVAGLKTMLESHKLDTIKYLAGSVFTCLTVVLGFYRIWM from the exons ATGGTGCTGAGACAATGTCATTCGCGACTCAAAGTTGTTGTCTTTAACCACGCAGAAAAGTGTTATAACCCTACTCACAATCCATACAGAGTTAGTAGTTTGGTGGCAGCGCCGCCGAGCAGTTTGACAGCTGTCTGCTCCTTTGTCATCACTGCACCCTGTTGCAACTTGGAGAAGCTGCCGTGGAGATGGAGACGAGCTCCTGGACCGAGAACGATGCATCTTTCTGCTGGGACACACATGTCTATCAGAG AGTTGAGTACTTCCATCAGAGCCCTCCAGTATGATTTGAAAGCAGATGTACCACAGTCTGAAGGCCGGAAGCTGTTTTTTGATACACATGCGGTGGTTCGACTCCTAGAGGAAAATG GCTTCACTACTCAGCAAGCTGAGGTGATGGTTCAGGTACTGGTGAGGATGACAAACTCTAACATGGATGCTATCTACAGCGACATGGTAACCAAAGTGCAGCAG GAGATTATGTTGCAGCGTGTGATGTCTCAAATAGCAGCTGTAAAGAAGGACATGATAATCCTTGAGAAGAGTGAGTTTTCTACTTTACTGGCAGAGAATGAG AAACTCAAGATTCAGTTATTGCAGCTGAAGGTCCAACTGGCA GATGTATTGAGTAAAGTGCGCGCAGACACTATTATGGACATGAATTTGGAGAAAAGCCGTGTAAAAGAATTG aGTGCAGAGCATGAGAAGAAGCTTCTAGAAGCACGAACAGAGATAATGGAAATG ACTGCAGAGCAAGATCGCCATTTGACTCAGACCAACATGAAGATAGACACTGAAGTGGCGGGTTTGAAAACCATGTTAGAGTCTCATAAACTGGACACTATAAAATATCTTGCAG gtTCAGTGTTCACCTGTCTCACTGTGGTGTTGGGTTTCTATCGTATTTGGATGTGA